In the Candidatus Reconcilbacillus cellulovorans genome, CCCGCGCCATCGTCGCCGGATCGCACGACACGTACACGACGCGGGCCGGCCGCATCGCGAGCACTGCCTCCAACAACTCCGGCGCACACCCCTTGCGCGGCGGGTCGACCACAACCACGTCCGCCCGAACGCCCGCCCGCAGCCACGCCGGCAATATCCGCTCCGCACGGCCGACGGCGAACTCCGCATTGCGAATTCCGTTCAGTTCCGCGTTTCGCCGGGCGTCCGCGACCGCTTCCGGCGCCGCCTCGACGCCGAGCACGCGCCCGGCCCGCCGCGCTAGAAACAGCGAGATCGCGCCCACCCCGCAATACGCGTCGATCACCGTTTCGCCGCCCGCGAGCGAGGCGGATTCGAGCGCCTTTCCGAACAACACTTCCGCCTGAACGGGGTTGACCTGAAAAAACGACCGCGCGGAAATCGCAAACCGAAGGCCGCCGATTTCGTCGTACAGCACGTCGCGCCCCCACAACACGCGCGTTTCTTCGCCGTAGACGACCGGCGTCGGCTCTGGCTGGACGTTGTGGCAAAGTCCGACCAGTCCTGGCACCGAGGCGACGATGCGTTCGACCAGGGCGTCCGCGTTCGGCAGCCGACGCCCGGCGGTGACGAGCGTCACAAGCGTTTCGCCGGTGCGAAAGCCGACGCGCACCGCGATGTGCCGCAAGCCGCCAATTCCGCCGCCGATTCTACCGCTCGTGCCGCCGCTTGCGCCACCGCGATCGCCGTCGCCGGCCGGGCCGGCAAAACCGGGGCGGCCTGCATGATCAAGACGACCTGCATGGCCAAGACGGCCGACGCCCCCGCCGCGAGCGACGTTCCCGCCGGCGACGTTTTCACCGTAACCGCCGTCCGCAACGATCCCGCTCCGACGCTCCCCGCGCCCTTCCGGCCGATAAGCCCGCACGCCGCACGCCTCGGCCGCCCGGACGACCGCTCGAACCGCCGCTTCCGCCGCCGGATGCAAAAGGCCGCACCGGTCGAACGGGACGACCCGATGCGTGCCCGCCGCGTAAAAGCCGGCGACGAGGCGGCCGTTTTCCTCGCCGACGGGCACTTGCGCGTGGTTGCGGTAACGCCATGGGTCGGCCATCCCGATCGTCGGCCGCACGATCGCCGGATCGATCCGCCCGATCCGCTCCAGCGCGTCCGCGACTCGCCGCCGTTTCCATTCGAGCTGGGCCGCGTACGACAAATGCTGAAGCCGGCACCCGCCGCAAGCGCCGAACACCGGGCACGGCGGCGTCCGCCGCTCCGGCGACGGCTCCACGACTTCCACCAGCTCGGCGAAACCGTACCGCCGGCCGACTTCGCGCACGCGGACGAGTACCTGCTCCCCGGGCAATGCGCCGGGTACGAACAGCGTGTATCCGTCCACGCGGGCCACGCCTTCCCCGTCGCTGCCGAGGCCGACCGTCACGGCTTCCGCGACGTCGCCCGGGCGAACGGGCGGAAGCCGCTGTTCCGGCGATTCCGCATCGCCCGACAACGTTTCGCCCTTCTCACCCATCGCGCAGACACCCCGGCTTCGCGTTCGGATTGACGATCACGTCGAGATGGCGCGGCAGCACCGAGATCGTGCAGGGCAGCGTCCCGCCGAACTCGCCGTCGAGATTGAGCTGCACGTGATCCGGCGACACGATCTGCAACCGGTCGGCGCGAAAATGCACGAGATGCGGATCGCCGAGATGCTCGCCGCGCAGCGCCAGCGACACGACGCGCAAAAAATCGGCCAGATTGCACTTTTTCAACAAAAACACGTCGAGCATGCCGTCGCGGATGCTCGCGTCCGGCGCCAGCCGCTCGAACCCGGCGACCGAATTGCTGTTGCAGACGAGAAACAGCATGACGACTTCGCGAAAGCGGCGGTCGCCCGCCTCCACGTCGACCGTGATCGGCCGCAGGCGCGGCAGTTTTTCCAACCCCTTGACGTAATAGGCGAGCTGGCCGATCGCCGTTTTCAGCCGGATCGGCACTTCGTACGTCAGCTCGGTCAGGGAGCCGCCGCCGGCGATATTCAGAAAATACCGGTCGTTCACCTTGCCGATGTCGATCGCCAGCGTACGGCCGCCGACGATGACGTCGCAGGCGCGGTCCCAGCGGCGGGGAATGCCGAGCGCCCGCGCGAAATCGTTGGTCGTGCCGAGCGGCAAAATGCCGAGCGGCGGCCGGCCGGACTTTTCCGCCAGGCCGTTGACGACTTCGTGCAGCGTGCCGTCGCCGCCGGCGGCGATAACGACGTCGAAACCGCGCTCGACGGCAATCGCCGCCGCCTGCGCCGCGTCGCCTTCCCCGCGGGTGGCGTGCGTGGATACTTCCAGCCCGCCGCGCTCCAGCCGGTCCAAAATATCGGGCAGCCGACGCCGCACCGTTTCGCGACCCGACGTCGGGTTATAGATCAGTCTCGCACGCTTGACGTTCAAGCCGACTCCTCCAGGCCTTGTTCGATCGTTCGCTCTAGCCAGCGCGTCATCAGCGGATGCGGCAACAGCGCGCACGACCGGTAGCGGTGCGGGTACGCGGCCAATTTCTCGGGCAGCGCATGCCGCGTAAAATATCCCTCGCTCAGAAAAAGCGGCGCGACCAGCACGTCGCATCCGGGGCACGCGCGCGCCAGCCGCTCCATCGCCTCGCCGATACGGTCCGGCAACATCGTCGCGAAATCCGCCGCCGCAAACCCGGCCAGACGCCGCACGCGCTCCGCCAATGCCGACAGTTCCGCGCGCCACAGCCGATCGAGCGGTTCTACCGCCTGGCCGTGGCCGACGAGAAGCAGCGCCTCCCGAGCCGGATCGACGGACAGCGGCCGGATTTTATCGAAGATCACGGCGGCGACGTCCGGATCGTCGCCGATCGGCCGGCCGAACCGGACGCGCGCGCGGACGCGAAACGGCTCAAGATCCGTCGGCACCGCCGGCGCCGGACGCGCGCCGAACGCCCAGGCGATCTCGTCGACGTGTCCGCTGCCCGACGAGACGAACAGCGGCACGACGAGCATGTCGGTTACGCCCTGCGCTTCCAGCCGATCGATGCCGTCCTGGATAAGCCGCCCCTCGACCAGCTCAAGAAAAGCGCCGCATATCGCGACGCCTTCCGGTACCCGCGCCGCGGCCACCGTCTCGTCGACGACCCGCACCCATGCTCCGTCGCGCGAGCCGTGACTGACGACCAGCACACCGCGTTTGGCCACCGCGCTTCCTCCTTTCGTCCGACCGCTTCAGCGCCCGAGCCGGTCGAGCGCCATGCTGTACCCGTCGTTGCCGTAATGAAGACAACGCTTCACACGCGCGATCGTCGCCGTGCTCGCGCCCGTCTCGGCTTCGATCTGGCTGTACGTATAGCCTTTCCGCAACAGACGGGCGACTTCCAACCGCTGCGACAACGCTTGAATTTCGTTGACCGTGCACAGGTCATCAAAAAAAATATAACACTCCTCGACGTTTTTCAACGTGAGAATCGCCTCGAACAATTGGTCGATCGTCTTATCGTTGAGTTTTTTCAACTGCATGCCGGCAACCCCCTCTTTCGGCTTTTCGGGCTGCATCGCTTCGCTGCTTCATTTCGACGGCGGAGAGTCGGATTCCTGCTTTACTCTTTTAAAATTTTTCCGCTGCGTCGGACGAAAATGAGGAAAATCGGGCGGACGCCCGGCCGGACGTCCGCCCGCCGACATACGATGCTACCGAAATCTCCCGAATCCCGAACAAAGGATCGTGAACGACCATGACGCTCGCCCAACCGCCGTCCGATCCGGCGGGCGCATCGCTTCCCGCGGCCTACGACCCGTTCTGGCCAGCTTTGCCCGCCCCCGCCCAGCCGCCGACACCCTGGGAGGCGTTCGGCGCTGATGCGGCGATGGGCTGGCCCGGTGCGGCGGCACCGGCCAAATCGCCTTTGCTTCCGTTCGGCCTCGGCAATTTCAGCCTCAAAGACTTGCAGGCGCTGGTCAACCGGATGGGCGGGATTCCCGGTATTCTGGACAAAATCGGGAAAGCACAAAAACTGATGCAAACCCTCTCGCAAATGGCGCCGATGATGAAACTGCTCGTCCGGACATTCGCCGGCAAGAGCGGCTCCGGCGACGCCGCCGCCAATCCGCGCCGTACCCGGCGACGCAAAAAGCGCAGACGCCCAGCCGCCTACGGCCGTCGCATGAGCCGGCGGAAACGCTTCAAACGCAGCCGCATGCCGTCCGGTTCCCGGCGGAGGCGTTACCGCAGAAGGCGCAGACGGCGCAAGAAACGCCCGTGAAAAAGACGCCTGCGAAAGCCGACCGAAGACGCAAATCGGCGGCTGCTTTATCGTCGCAGCCGCCTTGCCGTGCCTTGACTTGCAGCCGTCCCCGCAACCGAACGCTCTCCGGACGCTTTCCGGACACTTTCGCGTCCCGTCGTCAGCGCGCCGCTTCCAGCGCCCGGCGCGCGATGTCGGTGCGGTAGTGCATGCCGTCGAACCGAATGTGCGCGAGTTGCTCGTATGCTTTCGCCCGCGCCTCAGCGATCGTGGCGCCGAGCGCCGTGACGCCGAGCACGCGGCCGCCGCTGGTGACGATCCGGTCGCCATCGCGCGCGGTGCCGGCATGGAACACGATCGCGTCGCGGACGCGGTCGATCCCTTCGATCGGGACGCCCTTACGGTAATCGCCGGGATAACCGGCGGAAGCGGCGATGACGCATACCGCCGCCTTGTCGCTCCAGCGGATGTCCGCGCGGTCGAGCCTGCCCTCGACGACGGCGAGCAGGACGTCGAGCAGATCCGATTCCAGAAGCGGCAGCACGACCTGCGCTTCCGGGTCGCCGAACCGCGAATTGAACTCGACGACTTTCGGCCCGTCGGCCGTGACCATGAGCCCGGCATACAGCACGCCGCGAAATGGCCGGCCTTCGGCGACCATCGCCTTCGCGGTCGGCTTGATGATGCGTTCGACCGCCTCGCGGACGACCGATTCCGGAATGTGGGGCAGCGGCGCGTACGTGCCCATGCCGCCCGTATTCGGCCCGCGGTCGCCGTCGAACACCGGCTTGTGGTCCTGCGCCGGCACCATCGGCCGCACCGTTTCGCCGTCGACGAACGACAGGATGGACATTTCCTGTCCTTCCATGAACTCCTCGATCACGACGCGGTCGCCGGAGGCGCCGAATACGCGCTCGACCATCGCCCGCCGCAGCGCCTCGACCGCTTCTTCCCGCGTGCGGGCGACGACGACGCCTTTGCCCGCCGCCAGGCCGTCGGCCTTGATCACGATCGGCAGCGGCCGGCTTTCGACGTACGCCAGCGCGTCCTCGTAGCGGTCGAACGTTTCGTAGGCGGCAGTCGGGATGCCGTATTTTTTGAGCAATCCTTTCATAAATACCTTACTCGACTCGATCTCGGCAGCTGCGCGGTTCGGCCCGAACACCGCCAGCCCGCGCGCCTCGAGCGCGTCGACGATACCGGCGCCAAGCGGATCGTCCGGGCCGACGACGACGAGGTCGATGCGACGCTCGAGCGCGAATCGGGCGATGTCGTCGAAACGGTTTTCGGCGATCGGCGCGCATTCGGCGAGTTCGGCGATGCCGGCGTTGCCCGGCGCGCAATACAGGCGGCGGACCTTCGGGCTTTTGGCCAACGCCCAGACGATCGCGTGTTCCCGACCGCCGCGGCCGATGACGAGAACGTTCACGTCGCGTTTCTCCTTTCCGCATGTTGGATTCGGCGGCGCACGGCTTCGGCGCAGTGCCGCGCAAAGCCGCGAAAGGCCGCACGAACGTTTCGCAGCGTTCTTTCACGCCGTTAATGTTTAAAGTGGCGAATTCCGGTAAACACCATTGCGATGCCGTGTTCGTCCGCCACGCGGATCGATTCCTCGTCGCGGATCGAGCCGCCCGGCTGGACGACCGCGGTGACGCCGGCCTTCGCGGCGAGCTCCATGGTATCGCCCATCGGGAAAAAGGCGTCGGACGCCATCACCGCACCGCGCGCCCGGTCGCCCGCCTGTTCGATCGCAATGCGGGCGGCGCCGACGCGGTTCATCTGTCCCGCCCCGACGCCGACGGTCATGCCGTCGCGAGCGAGCACGATCGCGTTCGACTTGACGTGCTTGACCACGCTCCAGGCGAAACGAAGCGCCTCCCATTCGGCGTCGGTCGGCGCGCGTTTTGTCACGACGCGTAAGTCTGCGTCGCGCCACGCCCCGGAATCGCGGTCCTGAACGAGCAGCCCGCCGTCGACCGATACAAACGCATAATCCGGAACGACGGGTGCACCTCCCGCCCGGCCGCCGGGCGTCCGATCCGCAAGTGCGAACGCTTCAGCACCGAGGCGGAGCAAGCGAAGGTTTTTCTTTTTCGTGAGGATGTCGAGCGCTTCCGGCTCAAACTCGGGCGCCAGCACGACTTCGAGAAACAGTTCCGCCATCATCCGCGCCGTCGCCGCGTCGATCGGCCGGTTCGCCGCGACGATGCCGCCGAAAATCGAAACCGGGTCGGCGTCGCGCGCCTTGCGGAACGCTTCGGCTACGGTCGGACCGACGCCGACGCCGCACGGATTGGCGTGCTTGATTACAGCGACGGCCGGCGCGTCGAACTCCCGCACGACCGCCAATGCCGCGTTCGCATCATGGATGTTGTTGTACGAAAGCTCCTTGCCGTGCAGCTGTTCGGCCGCCGTCAGGGTTCCGGCCCGTGCAAGCGGCAACCGGTAGTACGCCGCGCGTTGGTGCGGATTTTCGCCGTAGCGCAAATCGCACATTTTCTCGAACGTCAGCGTCAGCCGCTCGGGGAACGTTTCGCCCGCACGCTCCGTCAAATACGCCGCGATCATCGCGTCGTAGGCGGCCGTATGGCGGAACGCCTTGGCTGCAAGGCGCCGGCGCGTCTCCGGCGTCGTATCGCCGTGCGAGGCGATTTCCTCCAGAACCGAACCGTAATCGGCGGCGTCGACGACAACGGTCACGAACGCGTGGTTTTTCGCCGCCGAGCGGATCATCGCCGGGCCGCCGATGTCGATGTTCTCGACCGCATCCGCGAACGTCGCCGCCGGATCGGCGATCGTCTGCGCGAACGGATACAGGTTGATCGCCACCAGATCAAAAAACGACAGCCCGAGCCGCCGCATCTGGTCGAGATGCTCCGCGTTGTCGCGCACCGCGAGCAGCCCCGCGTGGACGGCCGGGTGCAGCGTCTTGACGCGGCCGTCGAGAATTTCCGGAAAACCCGTCACGTCGGAGATGCCGACGACGGAGACGCCGTGTTGTTCCAGTAGCTTTTTCGTCCCGCCGGTCGAAACGATTTCGATGCCGGCTTCCGCCAATCCTTTCGCGAAGTCGACGACGCCGGTCTTGTCCGATACGCTGATCAA is a window encoding:
- a CDS encoding 23S rRNA (uracil-5-)-methyltransferase RumA, with product MGEKGETLSGDAESPEQRLPPVRPGDVAEAVTVGLGSDGEGVARVDGYTLFVPGALPGEQVLVRVREVGRRYGFAELVEVVEPSPERRTPPCPVFGACGGCRLQHLSYAAQLEWKRRRVADALERIGRIDPAIVRPTIGMADPWRYRNHAQVPVGEENGRLVAGFYAAGTHRVVPFDRCGLLHPAAEAAVRAVVRAAEACGVRAYRPEGRGERRSGIVADGGYGENVAGGNVARGGGVGRLGHAGRLDHAGRPGFAGPAGDGDRGGASGGTSGRIGGGIGGLRHIAVRVGFRTGETLVTLVTAGRRLPNADALVERIVASVPGLVGLCHNVQPEPTPVVYGEETRVLWGRDVLYDEIGGLRFAISARSFFQVNPVQAEVLFGKALESASLAGGETVIDAYCGVGAISLFLARRAGRVLGVEAAPEAVADARRNAELNGIRNAEFAVGRAERILPAWLRAGVRADVVVVDPPRKGCAPELLEAVLAMRPARVVYVSCDPATMARDLRRLADGGYRAVEVQPVDMFPQTAHVECCSLLVRKEN
- a CDS encoding diacylglycerol kinase, which translates into the protein MNVKRARLIYNPTSGRETVRRRLPDILDRLERGGLEVSTHATRGEGDAAQAAAIAVERGFDVVIAAGGDGTLHEVVNGLAEKSGRPPLGILPLGTTNDFARALGIPRRWDRACDVIVGGRTLAIDIGKVNDRYFLNIAGGGSLTELTYEVPIRLKTAIGQLAYYVKGLEKLPRLRPITVDVEAGDRRFREVVMLFLVCNSNSVAGFERLAPDASIRDGMLDVFLLKKCNLADFLRVVSLALRGEHLGDPHLVHFRADRLQIVSPDHVQLNLDGEFGGTLPCTISVLPRHLDVIVNPNAKPGCLRDG
- a CDS encoding cobalamin biosynthesis protein CbiX, which produces MAKRGVLVVSHGSRDGAWVRVVDETVAAARVPEGVAICGAFLELVEGRLIQDGIDRLEAQGVTDMLVVPLFVSSGSGHVDEIAWAFGARPAPAVPTDLEPFRVRARVRFGRPIGDDPDVAAVIFDKIRPLSVDPAREALLLVGHGQAVEPLDRLWRAELSALAERVRRLAGFAAADFATMLPDRIGEAMERLARACPGCDVLVAPLFLSEGYFTRHALPEKLAAYPHRYRSCALLPHPLMTRWLERTIEQGLEESA
- a CDS encoding phosphoribosylamine--glycine ligase; its protein translation is MNVLVIGRGGREHAIVWALAKSPKVRRLYCAPGNAGIAELAECAPIAENRFDDIARFALERRIDLVVVGPDDPLGAGIVDALEARGLAVFGPNRAAAEIESSKVFMKGLLKKYGIPTAAYETFDRYEDALAYVESRPLPIVIKADGLAAGKGVVVARTREEAVEALRRAMVERVFGASGDRVVIEEFMEGQEMSILSFVDGETVRPMVPAQDHKPVFDGDRGPNTGGMGTYAPLPHIPESVVREAVERIIKPTAKAMVAEGRPFRGVLYAGLMVTADGPKVVEFNSRFGDPEAQVVLPLLESDLLDVLLAVVEGRLDRADIRWSDKAAVCVIAASAGYPGDYRKGVPIEGIDRVRDAIVFHAGTARDGDRIVTSGGRVLGVTALGATIAEARAKAYEQLAHIRFDGMHYRTDIARRALEAAR
- a CDS encoding bifunctional phosphoribosylaminoimidazolecarboxamide formyltransferase/IMP cyclohydrolase, which codes for MAIARALISVSDKTGVVDFAKGLAEAGIEIVSTGGTKKLLEQHGVSVVGISDVTGFPEILDGRVKTLHPAVHAGLLAVRDNAEHLDQMRRLGLSFFDLVAINLYPFAQTIADPAATFADAVENIDIGGPAMIRSAAKNHAFVTVVVDAADYGSVLEEIASHGDTTPETRRRLAAKAFRHTAAYDAMIAAYLTERAGETFPERLTLTFEKMCDLRYGENPHQRAAYYRLPLARAGTLTAAEQLHGKELSYNNIHDANAALAVVREFDAPAVAVIKHANPCGVGVGPTVAEAFRKARDADPVSIFGGIVAANRPIDAATARMMAELFLEVVLAPEFEPEALDILTKKKNLRLLRLGAEAFALADRTPGGRAGGAPVVPDYAFVSVDGGLLVQDRDSGAWRDADLRVVTKRAPTDAEWEALRFAWSVVKHVKSNAIVLARDGMTVGVGAGQMNRVGAARIAIEQAGDRARGAVMASDAFFPMGDTMELAAKAGVTAVVQPGGSIRDEESIRVADEHGIAMVFTGIRHFKH